The nucleotide window TGGGTTTTTTCACCGACAAAACACCGCTGCTCCATTTCGCACGAAATTTGTCAAGCATGCTTGCGAAACTAACACGGACATCTATTAAAACTTTCAGATTTTTCTGATTTGTTTTACATTTGTTTGGAATTTATTGTTCATCCGGGAGCATATGCTCCCGGGAGCCAAAACGCCCCTCCGCCAAAATCACGCTAGTTTAATTATAGGAAcatgttttttctttctttcaaaAAGGAAGTTGAAACCCCAAGACTCTGCATGAGTGTGATGCACACAAACCATTTTTATTAAAGTTGTTGCAAGACGATGTGGTCAAAGTCATTAACAAGTGGAATACAAAACAGAGACAACTACCATAGAACCATTACAAGATATGAATTTTTTTGTCGAAAAAACAAGATATGAATTTAACACCTACGGCTAAGTCAAAATCTTCCGCAACAAATAGATAACATGAAGTAGCATTTGATCTTCAGCTCTTTTTATGGAGCACTTAAGTAAACAAGTTGATTAATCTGGCCATTATGATTCTTACATATGTTACATTTTACTGGTATGGCCAGGACTTATGAGTCATCATACAGGGGAATGTACCCatagaaagaaaaaaagaaagaaaaaattgGTGAGGGGCAGCTTAACTTGCAGATGCAGTGCCTCCCAAACCCATGCAACAAAGGTAAACTAAAAGCGGGAACTAGATATAGGCGAGGGTTATTACATGCATGGAATATGATATAACCAAATTAGCTAACAAACTACTTAATTAATCATGCTGAAGCTTCTTGATAAATCAGTGCCAGGAGCAGCCGCTGATGTGGCAGTCTGTGACTGTGCTACACTCTTGCGCGCATCGCCGACGATGACGAACGCCGGCGCCTCCACTGCACCAAGCGGTGAAGGAACTCCATGACCTGACGAAAACAAGGAGAAATTAATACTATGTAAGCTACAATCACTGATGACTAGACTTAGCAGGGATCTGCGTCAtgatatatgtatgtatatacaCCTCAGTGGGGTCCTGGAGAGAGTAGGAGGCGTCGGTCTCCCTAGGGCACTTGGAGACAAGGATGCCGAGGCCATGACCTCTCTTTCTCAGCATCTAGTTGACATCAACAAAATCAGAAGATAAAGAAGCAGCCAAAACAAATGAAATCACTAGGTTCGTAGCTAGCATGCATATATATGTACAAAACTGCAAATGAAATCAGTTGGACGCGACGTGTGTTAGTTTAATCCGTGCACCTTGAAAGCATCCTCGTCAGTGCGGTCGTCCCCGAGGTACAGCGGCAGGACGTCGCTGCGTCCGTCGAATCCTAGAGACAGCACAGCAGCAGATTTTATATGCAACCCGTCATTTTATccgacgaggacgaagacgaCGCAGCGGGCAGGGTGGCAGTGGCACCTACCCAGGGATTGGAGCAAGAACTCCACGGCCTTGCCCTTGTCCCACATGATGGAAGGCCGGATCTCCAGGACCTACGCCCAGTAGATTCAATATTCACGGGCTCAGTGAGCAAATGTTAAATAACATGATTTAGTAAGCGCTGCTAGTAATTAACTCCATGATCGATCCATGGCCAATCAACCAACCTTTCTGCCTTCGTTGAGGCTGAGATCGGGGTAGTCCCGGAGCACCTCCTTGACTTGCTCGGCCAATGGACTCCATCTCTGCAGAGGGGATCGGAGCAGTTGAGATCGATGAGGATCTCTCTCATTAACTTAGAACCTTCTTGTTTGACTTAGCTAGATTGTTGCTGATTAATTTGATTGGTGAGCTCTCTGgttaccttttcatccacgcaCCGGAAGTGCACGGAGAGGCAGAACTTGTTGTTCTCCACCCTGGCCCCCGGCGTGCTCTTGGTCTTCTCCACCAGAGCCTCGTAGACCTGGCACCCAAACCAAAATAAAACCAAGAAAAGCGAGAGATCAGTACATGCGCCGTTGGTAAGTTCCTCGTGGCTCAACTAACTAACAAAAGTCGTGTACCTCGGCGATGACCGGGAGGAACTCGCGAGCAGGTTGCAGGAGCACCTCCTCCGCCTGCAAATAGGGCGAGGAATAATTGATGGAATCAGGCACGAATGATTGGAGAGGGATGGGCCATGCATGGCCAGTTAGATTCTTGCGCGACGGAGAGATGCTTGAGAGAGATGGCGTACGTTAGAGCCTGGGCCTTTGATGTCCATGCCGTGGCTGCCCGCGTAGTAGAGCTCCGAGAGGCCTACGAAGCTGCACACCTTCTCCACGCACCGGCCGGTGACGATCGCCGCCGGGAAGTGCTTCGCAACGCCGCGCACTGCCTCCCGCATCTAGAACATCAAGGACAAGGCATGGTCGGCGATGTGAGCGTTGCTTGAAGTAGCTAGCCAGGCTGGTTATCGCGGTCTCTTATCTTACCTCTCCGCTGATGACCGCCGTGTCGGGGTCGGCGACGATGGGCGAGAGCGTGCCGTCGTAGTCCAGGAACACGACCACCTGCTTCCCCTTGGCGGCCGCCGCGATCTGCTCGAAGCTAGCAAGGGCCGACGGGTGCTTCCTCTGCGCGCGCCAACCAAGGAAAAAAGAAACGCAGATCAATCATCAGAATGGACGGAAAACAGCCCGGCCGGCGCGCTCTCACAGCAATGCGTGGGCACGCGCGCCTCACCAAACCAGCCGCCAAACTCACCGTCCACGCGGCGTACTCGTCGACGGCTGCGGAGCGGGCCGGCGAAGAAGCCCGCATGGCCTGGACGACCCAGCTTGTGGCGCAGGGTGACCCGGCGCGGAACTCGTCGTCGACGGCGGAGCGGCGCCGCAGGGAGGAGGACGCGGCGCCGCGGCACGCGAAGATCGCGCGGCTGGAGGAGCCCGGCATGGCCGCGGCCGCCGCTATGCCGCCCATGTCCGGGCGGAGCACCACGTCCTGGTTCGCCATGGCGCACGCAAACAACCACACGTGTGCTCACGACACGCGCCTCCCGCTGCGTGAGAGTGGTGCCCAGCAGTGACAGTGGGGAATAGTTCACGAGGAAGAGGGGACCAGACCGGTTTTCCCTGGGTGAAGAAGCCAATGGCGAAGTGTCGGTACTTATAAAGGCGGAGCGGCGTTGGGTCGGTACCCATACTAGTGGAACTACTGCGTTTTTTCTAACCGGAGTGGACATGTGTCGTTTTCTCATTCACAATTGCAGGGTGCACAATTATATGAACATTCTGAAAATTTAATTGACGACTATAGATTAAGATTCGAGAATAACATTGTTGTTTTTGTCCTGCAAAATACTTTCAAATTATATGTAGACCCTTTTACTATATTCATATTTCGAGTTCAAATCAAAGTGGTGCTCTGGAGGCTGTGGAAATTCAAATATTCTTCATTTTTGGATGAAATGTGTGGCCATTTCTCGATCAGTCACATATAGCCATCTGTTGCAAGGGGGAAAATCGACTCGAAGAATCAGAGGTACTCTGGCGGAAGGAGTGTCCTTTGACGTTGGTCACTGACATGCGGGAGCCGCGCACATCCAATAAACCCGATGTCAAGAGAAAATAAAATACTAGAAGAAAAAATAAGATCAAATACGGTCAAAGGAGAAAGCAATCGATTAGTGGGGAGAGAGAAGCATGGTCCAACATGTATTATAGATGGACCAAGACTATGTTAGCCTTGTTTTATCGTGGCTGTGATGCATGCCAAAAGTAAGCTCTCATGCGAGCCGTTAGATCAGGTGCTGCGGAGTCGTCCGATTTGCCGCAAGCTGGACCACGCGCAGCCTCCTCCCCCAACTTGACCGTTGCAACAGACGACGTGTTGGAACACAACAACCAGCCTCCAAACCGCATTCCCCCATGCGTGTGAATCGTGAGTGGCGGCCCCTTTTGCCCCGCGGTAAGGGATCCGGAATCTATGACCGGTGTCCGCCGCAACATCCCTACACCACCATTGCAACACTGGCACCCATAGTACCTCCCTTGCACCCCGCCCCTAATCTGGCCAGGTGGCGCACCATATCGTCATAGATATGCTCTCCTACGCCATGGCTCAAAGCTCTTAGGGGTTGACTATTCCCTGGCCGACGAATTAAGCTCTAGCAAGTGGGAGGCTGCCTAGCAACATTGGATTTGATATGTTGGTTTCTATGAACCTAGTTTTTTTCCTGAGAAACAATTTCCTTGTTGCATCACTAATTGCATATATGAATTTACCGAATGTTAATGTTGAATTCAGTAAATAGTTGCATCCCAACAAAGATGATGTTGAATTCAGTAAGTTGCAAGACCTGAAATTTTATGAATGTTGATGAGCTAAAAAAAATTGAATGTTGGTGAGCCGAATTAGCTGAATGTTAATGTTCAATTCAGCAATTTGCA belongs to Triticum urartu cultivar G1812 chromosome 7, Tu2.1, whole genome shotgun sequence and includes:
- the LOC125521699 gene encoding probable trehalose-phosphate phosphatase 8; this translates as MANQDVVLRPDMGGIAAAAAMPGSSSRAIFACRGAASSSLRRRSAVDDEFRAGSPCATSWVVQAMRASSPARSAAVDEYAAWTRKHPSALASFEQIAAAAKGKQVVVFLDYDGTLSPIVADPDTAVISGEMREAVRGVAKHFPAAIVTGRCVEKVCSFVGLSELYYAGSHGMDIKGPGSNAEEVLLQPAREFLPVIAEVYEALVEKTKSTPGARVENNKFCLSVHFRCVDEKRWSPLAEQVKEVLRDYPDLSLNEGRKVLEIRPSIMWDKGKAVEFLLQSLGFDGRSDVLPLYLGDDRTDEDAFKMLRKRGHGLGILVSKCPRETDASYSLQDPTEVMEFLHRLVQWRRRRSSSSAMRARV